The following are encoded together in the Flavobacterium sp. TR2 genome:
- a CDS encoding YceD family protein, producing the protein MSKTKEFLIPFVGLKLGKHHFEYQINNEFFKNFEYEEFQSSDIKVNLLFEKKSTMLELEFKHKGTVNVPCDLTGEDFDLPIKGKMKLIVRFGEEFNDDNEELLILPHGEHEINVAQYIYEMIALSVPQKRIHPGVKDGSLQTEALTKLNELSVKEQKEESNKEEDIDPRWEKLKKLLTDK; encoded by the coding sequence ATGAGCAAAACAAAAGAATTTTTAATTCCTTTCGTAGGATTAAAACTAGGAAAACACCATTTTGAGTATCAGATAAATAACGAGTTCTTTAAGAATTTTGAATACGAAGAGTTTCAAAGTTCGGATATTAAAGTCAATTTGCTTTTCGAAAAGAAAAGTACTATGTTAGAATTAGAATTCAAACACAAAGGGACAGTAAATGTGCCTTGTGATCTAACAGGCGAAGATTTTGATTTACCTATAAAAGGGAAAATGAAGTTGATAGTTCGCTTTGGAGAAGAATTTAATGATGATAATGAAGAGCTATTGATTTTGCCGCATGGTGAACATGAGATAAATGTTGCGCAGTATATTTATGAAATGATTGCGCTTTCAGTGCCTCAAAAAAGAATTCATCCAGGTGTTAAAGACGGAAGCCTTCAGACAGAAGCTTTGACAAAACTGAACGAATTAAGTGTTAAAGAACAAAAGGAAGAGAGTAACAAAGAAGAAGATATTGACCCGCGTTGGGAAAAATTAAAGAAACTATTAACGGATAAATAA
- the rpmF gene encoding 50S ribosomal protein L32 codes for MAHPKRKTSKTRRGKRRTHYKATVAQIATCPITGEAHLYHRAYWHEGKMYYRGQVVIDKSEAVA; via the coding sequence ATGGCACATCCTAAGAGAAAAACCTCGAAAACAAGAAGAGGTAAGAGAAGAACACATTACAAAGCTACTGTAGCTCAAATCGCTACATGTCCTATTACAGGTGAGGCGCATTTATACCACAGAGCTTACTGGCATGAAGGTAAAATGTACTACAGAGGGCAAGTTGTTATCGATAAATCTGAAGCGGTTGCTTAA
- a CDS encoding ATP-binding protein, translating into METKKSYTAIKVLFSYVALLALVVTVGWFLYSENVVYNKLEDKIALEKTKIIRVSRLYSNVYKTESLARQTIQNNSEKDFKSYLIETDSLRKRIDTLKQIVTTEYQKKLLDSVTYFLAEKTENIKQLREIKNKADDETSVNNAIDEITKMEFNLRKLELQDFTKNPNQLGSYQRSVLQQYVDYLNSNIPDDSTNTLSKKASDSILANSKKLLSSVKIKAEKKKESLNFEENKLLQNEIAISDQLRKILRIIEREIIINSIKNNSLKEKSLKRVNEIVTASAVIGLLLTVFFSILIVSDYSKSQLYKKQLEIANFKTKNLLKSREQLISTVSHDLKTPLSTIVGYSELLGNSDVNTKQSYFIKNIKNSSEYITQLVQDLLDFSQIEAGKISIEKVPFSLPEIIEDVARNIQTVYKQKDIDLIINVDEQFQKRIVGDPFRLKQILTNIIGNAYKFTEQGHIRIAAYANDDQSFTISIQDTGIGIEKANQKLVFEEFAQANENIEKKYGGTGLGLSICQKIISILGGSLSLESIFGKGSTFIIQLPLLFDSSEGNMALNDVKSKPSKNTKKQTFIVVDDDINLLNLTSGVLKQEQHQVLSFTNPAKALETIKSTPFDFVITDIQMPEIDGFLFLEKLRELPETIFKNQPVIALTGRTDLDLAVYKNAGFTTVIKKPYSPKILLETIQHILDHEEIPVAEDTENADRNASQLYSLETLKDFLGQDGVALKEVLKSFIETTIENLGFLEAAVQDKNYDEIKSIAHRIAPMFKQIQANEIGELLKNLEKEDLNTIDIKATYAYLNEKVNALFKELKHEL; encoded by the coding sequence AAATGTGGTTTACAATAAGCTGGAAGATAAGATTGCTTTAGAAAAAACAAAAATTATAAGAGTCAGCAGATTGTACTCTAATGTTTATAAAACAGAAAGTCTGGCCAGACAGACAATCCAAAATAATTCTGAAAAAGATTTTAAAAGTTATTTAATCGAAACCGATTCGCTTCGCAAACGCATTGACACTTTAAAACAAATTGTCACTACAGAATACCAGAAAAAACTTTTGGACAGCGTTACTTATTTCTTGGCCGAAAAGACAGAAAACATCAAACAATTAAGAGAAATCAAAAATAAAGCTGACGATGAAACTTCTGTAAATAATGCCATTGACGAAATCACAAAAATGGAGTTCAACCTCAGAAAACTTGAGCTTCAGGATTTTACCAAAAATCCAAATCAGCTTGGGAGTTACCAGCGAAGTGTTCTGCAACAATATGTTGACTATTTGAATTCGAATATTCCTGACGACAGCACCAATACGCTGAGCAAAAAAGCTTCAGATTCTATTTTGGCCAATTCGAAAAAGCTTTTGAGCTCTGTAAAAATAAAAGCCGAAAAAAAGAAAGAATCTTTGAATTTTGAAGAAAACAAACTGCTTCAGAACGAAATTGCCATCTCCGATCAGCTTAGAAAGATACTCCGAATTATTGAGAGAGAAATTATCATCAATTCGATAAAAAACAATTCATTAAAAGAAAAATCATTAAAAAGAGTCAACGAAATTGTAACGGCTTCTGCTGTTATCGGTTTATTGCTGACTGTCTTTTTTTCGATCTTAATTGTAAGCGATTATTCAAAATCACAATTGTATAAAAAACAGCTTGAAATCGCCAACTTCAAAACAAAGAATCTGCTCAAAAGCCGCGAGCAACTAATTTCAACAGTAAGCCACGATTTGAAAACGCCTTTGAGCACAATTGTGGGGTATTCTGAACTTTTAGGCAATTCAGATGTCAATACCAAACAATCCTATTTCATTAAAAACATTAAAAATTCGTCTGAATACATCACCCAGCTCGTTCAGGATTTATTAGATTTCTCTCAGATTGAAGCAGGGAAAATTTCAATCGAAAAAGTTCCGTTTTCATTGCCGGAAATTATCGAAGATGTTGCCAGAAATATTCAAACCGTTTATAAACAAAAGGATATTGACCTCATTATCAATGTTGATGAACAATTTCAGAAACGTATTGTTGGCGATCCATTTCGTTTGAAACAGATTCTGACAAATATTATCGGAAATGCTTATAAGTTTACCGAACAAGGCCATATTCGAATTGCCGCCTACGCGAATGACGACCAGTCTTTTACGATTTCAATTCAAGATACCGGAATCGGAATTGAGAAGGCGAATCAGAAATTGGTTTTTGAAGAATTTGCCCAAGCCAATGAAAACATCGAAAAGAAATATGGCGGAACAGGTTTAGGCTTGTCAATCTGCCAAAAAATTATTTCAATTTTGGGCGGAAGTTTAAGCTTGGAAAGCATTTTTGGAAAAGGCAGCACATTTATTATTCAATTGCCGCTATTGTTTGATAGCAGCGAAGGAAATATGGCTTTAAATGATGTTAAAAGCAAACCTTCAAAAAACACCAAAAAACAGACTTTTATTGTTGTAGACGATGATATAAATCTTCTGAATTTAACAAGCGGTGTTTTAAAACAGGAGCAGCATCAAGTACTTTCGTTTACCAATCCTGCCAAAGCTTTGGAAACAATCAAGAGCACGCCTTTCGATTTTGTTATTACCGACATTCAAATGCCAGAAATAGACGGATTTCTTTTTCTGGAAAAACTGCGCGAACTTCCGGAAACCATTTTTAAAAATCAGCCTGTAATTGCACTTACGGGGCGCACAGATTTGGATCTTGCCGTTTACAAAAATGCTGGTTTCACTACAGTAATAAAGAAACCTTACTCTCCCAAAATTCTCTTGGAAACCATTCAGCATATTTTGGACCACGAAGAAATTCCTGTCGCCGAAGACACCGAAAATGCAGATAGAAATGCGTCTCAGCTATATTCTTTAGAAACTTTGAAAGATTTTCTAGGTCAGGACGGAGTGGCTTTGAAAGAAGTTTTAAAATCTTTTATAGAAACCACAATAGAAAATTTAGGCTTTTTGGAAGCTGCTGTTCAAGATAAAAATTATGATGAAATAAAATCTATTGCGCATCGAATTGCTCCAATGTTCAAACAAATTCAGGCAAATGAAATTGGCGAACTCTTAAAAAATCTAGAAAAAGAAGATTTAAATACAATAGATATAAAAGCGACCTATGCGTATTTGAATGAAAAAGTAAACGCTCTTTTTAAGGAATTAAAACACGAGCTTTAA
- a CDS encoding PepSY-like domain-containing protein — MKKLVLSAAIVLGSLSVNATVLPAISIIQSVIFQDAFTEVAADQVPAAVKSTVEKSFPNTKLEKAYKNDKNEYKLEISSGDKKYTIFTDASGNIIKK; from the coding sequence ATGAAAAAGTTAGTTTTATCAGCAGCGATTGTTTTAGGAAGCCTTTCAGTAAATGCTACAGTTCTTCCAGCAATCTCAATTATTCAATCAGTAATTTTTCAAGATGCTTTTACTGAAGTAGCCGCAGACCAAGTGCCGGCAGCAGTGAAGTCTACCGTTGAAAAATCTTTTCCGAATACTAAGCTTGAGAAAGCTTATAAAAACGATAAGAACGAGTATAAACTTGAAATTTCAAGCGGAGACAAGAAGTATACGATTTTTACCGATGCTTCTGGTAATATCATCAAGAAATAA
- a CDS encoding PepSY-like domain-containing protein produces the protein MKKLILSAIVVFGTMSIHASVLPVSSDTKATVTIQTEYTEVTVDAVPAAVKTALQTAYPGAKLEKAFVNDKKEYKLEISVGDQKATVYSDVNGNWLKI, from the coding sequence ATGAAAAAATTAATCTTATCAGCGATAGTTGTTTTTGGGACAATGTCAATTCATGCAAGTGTATTGCCAGTCTCGAGTGACACTAAAGCAACTGTAACAATTCAGACTGAATATACAGAAGTTACAGTAGATGCTGTGCCTGCAGCTGTAAAAACAGCCTTGCAGACTGCTTATCCAGGAGCAAAACTGGAGAAAGCTTTTGTAAATGACAAAAAAGAGTACAAACTCGAAATATCAGTTGGAGACCAGAAGGCTACTGTATACTCAGATGTCAATGGTAACTGGTTGAAAATATAA
- the accC gene encoding acetyl-CoA carboxylase biotin carboxylase subunit codes for MFKKILIANRGEIALRVIRTCKEMGIKTVAVYSTADAESLHVKFADEAVCIGPPPSNLSYLKMSNIIAAAEITNADAIHPGYGFLSENAKFSKICQEHGIKFIGAAPEMIDRMGDKATAKETMKAAGVPCVPGSDGLLESYEHAQKVAKEIGYPVMMKATAGGGGKGMRAIWKEEDLLKAWESARQEAAAAFGNDGMYMEKLIEEPRHIEIQVVGDSYGKACHLSERDCSVQRRHQKLTEETPSPFMTDELRTRMGEAAVKAAEFIKYEGAGTVEFLVDKHRNFYFMEMNTRIQVEHPITEQVIDYDLIREQIMVAAGIPISGKNYLPQLHAIEVRINAEDPYNDFRPSPGKITTLHMPGGHGVRLDTHVYSGYSIPPNYDSMIAKLITTAQSREEAISKMRRALDEFVIEGVKTTIPFHRQLMDDPNYIAGDYTTAFMDTFKMNNPQ; via the coding sequence ATGTTTAAAAAAATATTAATTGCGAATAGAGGAGAAATTGCACTACGTGTAATTCGTACATGTAAGGAAATGGGAATCAAAACTGTTGCAGTTTACTCTACAGCCGACGCAGAAAGTTTGCACGTTAAATTTGCTGATGAAGCGGTTTGTATTGGCCCTCCTCCGAGTAACTTATCGTATTTGAAAATGTCAAATATTATTGCAGCTGCAGAAATTACAAATGCAGATGCAATTCATCCAGGTTATGGATTTCTTTCTGAGAATGCTAAATTCTCAAAAATCTGTCAAGAGCACGGAATCAAATTTATTGGGGCTGCTCCAGAAATGATCGACCGAATGGGAGATAAAGCTACTGCAAAAGAAACAATGAAAGCTGCAGGAGTTCCTTGTGTGCCAGGTTCAGACGGATTATTAGAATCTTACGAACACGCACAAAAAGTAGCTAAAGAAATTGGTTACCCAGTAATGATGAAAGCTACTGCCGGTGGCGGTGGAAAAGGAATGCGTGCCATCTGGAAAGAGGAAGACCTTTTAAAAGCTTGGGAAAGCGCACGTCAGGAAGCTGCCGCAGCGTTTGGAAATGACGGAATGTACATGGAGAAACTTATTGAAGAACCGCGTCATATCGAAATTCAAGTTGTTGGAGATTCTTACGGAAAAGCTTGTCACCTTTCTGAAAGAGACTGTTCTGTACAGCGTCGTCACCAAAAACTTACTGAAGAAACACCTTCGCCTTTCATGACAGACGAACTTCGTACTAGAATGGGAGAGGCCGCTGTAAAAGCTGCTGAATTCATTAAATATGAAGGAGCTGGAACTGTAGAGTTTTTAGTAGACAAACACAGAAACTTCTACTTCATGGAAATGAATACTCGTATTCAGGTGGAGCATCCAATCACAGAACAAGTTATTGATTACGATTTGATTCGTGAGCAGATTATGGTTGCTGCCGGAATTCCAATTTCTGGTAAAAACTATCTGCCGCAATTGCACGCTATTGAAGTTCGTATTAATGCTGAAGATCCTTATAACGATTTTCGCCCTTCGCCAGGAAAAATTACTACGCTTCATATGCCAGGAGGACACGGAGTGCGTTTAGATACTCACGTGTATTCAGGATATAGCATTCCGCCAAACTACGACTCTATGATTGCTAAGTTGATTACAACGGCACAATCTCGTGAAGAAGCTATCAGCAAAATGCGTAGAGCTTTGGATGAGTTCGTAATTGAAGGTGTGAAAACTACAATCCCTTTCCATAGACAATTAATGGATGATCCGAATTATATTGCAGGAGATTATACAACTGCATTTATGGATACATTTAAAATGAATAATCCACAATAA
- a CDS encoding DNA cytosine methyltransferase, whose amino-acid sequence MKNKYTVGSLYAGVGGICLGFENAGFKLEWANEFDKKACVTYKNNFAHTLIEGDVMQLDVKKLNKIDILTAGFPCQPFSLAGHRKGFKDSRGNHFFKILDFIDEMRPKVVFLENVKNLKNHDKGNTMKVIQREIKKRNYTFDSAILNTKDFGNIPHNRERIFMVAFDKNFVKKSFKFNFPKKEELTKKVTDLITQEKVDKKFYYTEDKYMYNMLKEAVVREDRIYQFRRQYVRENKREVCPTLTANMGTGGHNVPIITTEFGFRKLTPRECFRFQGFPDHYKLPKISNSSLYKQAGNSVSMPVIERLASEIFKCIEKIEAKQLKTEKA is encoded by the coding sequence ATGAAAAACAAATATACAGTCGGAAGTTTATATGCAGGCGTAGGCGGTATCTGTTTAGGTTTTGAAAATGCGGGATTCAAATTGGAATGGGCAAATGAATTTGACAAAAAAGCCTGCGTTACTTATAAGAACAATTTTGCGCATACTCTAATTGAAGGCGACGTAATGCAGCTTGATGTAAAAAAACTCAATAAAATAGATATCCTTACTGCCGGATTTCCTTGCCAGCCGTTTTCTCTTGCCGGACACAGAAAAGGTTTTAAAGACAGCAGAGGAAATCATTTTTTTAAAATATTAGATTTTATTGATGAAATGAGACCGAAGGTGGTATTTCTTGAAAATGTTAAAAACCTAAAAAACCATGACAAAGGAAATACCATGAAAGTTATTCAGCGCGAAATTAAAAAACGCAACTATACTTTTGACAGCGCCATTTTAAACACTAAAGATTTCGGAAACATTCCTCATAATCGCGAGCGAATTTTCATGGTTGCTTTTGATAAAAATTTCGTAAAAAAAAGCTTTAAGTTTAATTTTCCTAAAAAAGAAGAGTTAACCAAAAAAGTCACCGATTTAATCACGCAAGAAAAAGTCGATAAAAAATTCTATTACACCGAAGACAAATATATGTACAATATGCTGAAGGAAGCAGTTGTGAGAGAAGACAGAATTTATCAGTTCAGGAGGCAGTATGTACGAGAAAACAAAAGAGAAGTCTGCCCTACCCTTACAGCCAATATGGGAACTGGCGGACACAATGTTCCAATTATCACAACAGAATTCGGTTTTAGAAAATTGACACCTAGAGAATGTTTTCGCTTTCAAGGTTTTCCGGACCATTACAAGCTGCCTAAAATTTCTAATTCCAGCCTTTACAAACAAGCTGGAAATTCGGTAAGTATGCCAGTTATTGAGAGACTTGCATCTGAAATATTCAAATGCATTGAAAAAATCGAAGCCAAACAACTCAAAACAGAAAAGGCTTAA
- the pdxA gene encoding 4-hydroxythreonine-4-phosphate dehydrogenase PdxA: MNKKAENIIVGISVGDLNGIGSEVILKTFEDSRMLELCTPVIFANAKILSFVRKSFTSTVQFHGVDKLEQVIPGKVNVLNLWREGVDINFGVNDPKIGEYAIKSFTAATKALKDGEIDVLVTAPINKYNIQSEDFKFPGHTDYLGQELEGDALMMMVQDNLRVGLITDHVPLNEVASHLTEELIAKKIETIRKSLIQDFSIVKPKIAVLGLNPHAGDGGVIGKEDDLILKPVLKKIFDSGTMVFGPFPADGFFGSSQYEKYDAIVAMYHDQGLIPFKTLSFGKGVNYTAGLDKVRTSPDHGTAYDIAGKDMADYNSFKEAVYLAIDIFRSRNQYEEISQKPLKIKEKQL; the protein is encoded by the coding sequence ATGAATAAAAAAGCAGAAAATATAATTGTTGGAATTTCGGTAGGAGATTTAAACGGTATTGGAAGCGAAGTTATACTGAAAACATTCGAAGATTCGCGTATGTTGGAATTGTGTACGCCGGTTATTTTTGCAAATGCTAAAATTCTTTCATTCGTTAGAAAAAGCTTCACATCAACAGTTCAATTTCATGGGGTTGATAAATTGGAGCAGGTTATTCCGGGAAAAGTAAATGTTTTGAACCTTTGGAGAGAAGGAGTTGACATAAACTTTGGAGTAAATGATCCTAAAATAGGAGAATATGCCATAAAATCTTTTACAGCAGCCACAAAGGCGTTGAAAGATGGCGAAATAGATGTTTTGGTAACAGCTCCTATTAATAAATACAATATACAGTCTGAGGATTTTAAATTTCCTGGGCATACAGATTATTTAGGCCAGGAATTAGAAGGCGATGCCCTTATGATGATGGTTCAGGATAATTTAAGAGTAGGATTGATTACCGATCATGTGCCTTTAAATGAAGTCGCCTCTCATTTAACAGAAGAGTTGATTGCTAAAAAAATAGAAACTATTAGAAAATCTTTAATTCAAGATTTTAGCATAGTAAAACCAAAAATAGCAGTTTTAGGATTAAATCCGCACGCTGGTGACGGTGGGGTAATTGGAAAAGAAGACGATTTAATTTTGAAGCCTGTTCTGAAAAAAATATTTGACTCAGGAACAATGGTTTTTGGTCCATTTCCTGCCGATGGCTTTTTCGGAAGCAGCCAATATGAAAAATATGATGCGATCGTGGCAATGTATCATGATCAAGGATTAATTCCGTTTAAAACATTGTCTTTTGGAAAAGGAGTCAATTATACAGCAGGTCTAGATAAAGTTAGAACCTCTCCAGATCACGGTACAGCCTATGATATTGCTGGAAAAGACATGGCAGATTACAATTCGTTTAAAGAGGCAGTCTATCTTGCGATCGATATTTTTCGCTCGCGTAATCAGTATGAGGAGATTAGCCAAAAACCTCTTAAAATAAAAGAAAAACAGTTATAA
- the accB gene encoding acetyl-CoA carboxylase biotin carboxyl carrier protein, producing the protein MDLKEIQNLIKFVANSGVAEVKLEMDDVKITIRTTLETNVTEATYVQQLPTQAALPQAAVPQVTAPTVVNVTPEKPATDDSKYITIKSPIIGTFYRKPSPDKPVFTEVGSTVSKGDVLCVIEAMKLFNEIESEVSGKIVKILVDDMSPVEFDQPLFLVDPS; encoded by the coding sequence ATGGATTTAAAAGAAATTCAAAACCTAATTAAATTTGTTGCAAATTCGGGCGTTGCAGAAGTGAAGTTAGAAATGGATGATGTAAAAATCACGATCAGAACAACTTTAGAAACAAATGTAACTGAAGCAACTTATGTGCAGCAATTGCCAACTCAGGCAGCTTTACCTCAAGCGGCAGTTCCGCAAGTAACAGCTCCAACAGTTGTAAATGTGACTCCAGAAAAACCTGCTACTGACGATTCTAAATACATTACTATAAAATCTCCAATTATTGGAACATTCTATAGAAAACCTTCTCCAGACAAACCAGTGTTTACTGAAGTAGGAAGCACTGTATCTAAAGGAGATGTTCTTTGTGTAATTGAAGCAATGAAATTATTCAACGAAATCGAATCTGAAGTTTCTGGTAAAATTGTAAAAATTCTTGTAGACGATATGTCTCCAGTAGAATTTGATCAACCTTTATTCTTAGTAGATCCATCATAA
- a CDS encoding riboflavin synthase — protein sequence MFTGIIETLGRIHEIQKDQNNLHITVDSSITNELKIDQSVSHNGICLTVVAIKDSLYTVTAIDETILKTNIGDWKTGDIVNLERGMKLGDRLDGHIVQGHVDQTGTCIKIEEANGSWNYTFEYDKSLSNITIEKGSITVNGVSLTVVNSKTNEFSVSIIPYTYEHTNFKDFKVGTKINLEFDVVGKYISRLYSINK from the coding sequence ATGTTTACAGGAATTATAGAAACACTCGGCAGGATTCATGAAATTCAAAAAGACCAAAACAATCTTCACATAACAGTTGACTCCTCAATAACCAATGAATTAAAAATAGACCAGAGTGTTTCTCACAACGGAATATGCCTTACAGTAGTCGCCATTAAAGACTCTCTTTATACCGTAACCGCTATTGACGAAACGATTTTAAAAACCAATATTGGCGATTGGAAAACTGGCGACATTGTAAATCTGGAAAGAGGAATGAAGCTTGGAGACCGTTTGGACGGACATATCGTACAGGGACACGTAGACCAAACTGGAACCTGCATTAAGATTGAAGAAGCAAACGGAAGCTGGAATTATACTTTTGAGTATGACAAAAGCCTCAGCAACATTACAATCGAAAAAGGTTCGATTACTGTAAATGGAGTAAGCTTAACAGTCGTAAATTCTAAAACAAATGAATTTAGCGTTTCAATTATTCCATACACTTACGAACACACTAATTTTAAAGATTTCAAAGTCGGAACAAAAATCAACCTTGAATTTGATGTGGTTGGAAAATATATTTCTAGACTTTATTCGATCAACAAATAA
- a CDS encoding sigma-54-dependent transcriptional regulator: MPKILLIEDDIAFCKLLEKFLIKKTYDVTIAFSAAEAREAVKKESFDLILTDLRLPDSDGIGLMSEFKNSHPHIPVILMTGYSDVNTAVKAIKNGAADYISKPFNPDEVLLVITNALQTPKAEEEQSETSEKKKKAVKKTATAENEFVKGISVASKKLLDHIQLVSPTDMSVLIIGESGTGKEIIAKSIHQQSRRKDNNFIAVDCGAIPKELAASEFFGHLKGSFTGAISDKKGYFEAANGGTLFLDEIGNLSYENQIQLLRALQERKIKPVGSNKEINVDIRIITATNEDLREAVKNGDFREDLYHRINEFSIQSPSLKDRGEDLMVFADYFLEKANQQLDKDVIGFSPEVVSIFQNYSWPGNLRELQNCVKRATLLTRGDFIESDVLPAEFFQIQKQQPSNEVFSLSENEKETIIHALSKTQNNKSEAAKLLKITRKTLYNKLKQYNIE, from the coding sequence ATGCCGAAGATATTACTGATAGAAGATGATATTGCGTTTTGTAAATTATTAGAAAAGTTTCTAATCAAAAAAACGTACGATGTAACGATAGCTTTCTCTGCAGCAGAAGCACGCGAAGCGGTTAAAAAAGAATCTTTCGATTTGATTTTAACAGACCTTCGTTTGCCTGATTCTGACGGTATCGGACTTATGTCTGAATTTAAAAATTCGCATCCCCATATTCCGGTTATTTTAATGACGGGTTACTCGGATGTAAACACTGCTGTTAAAGCCATTAAAAATGGGGCCGCAGATTATATCTCGAAACCCTTTAATCCAGATGAAGTTCTTCTGGTTATTACCAATGCATTGCAGACTCCAAAAGCTGAAGAAGAGCAATCTGAAACTTCAGAAAAAAAGAAAAAAGCAGTTAAAAAAACGGCTACAGCAGAAAATGAATTTGTGAAAGGAATTTCTGTTGCATCAAAAAAACTTTTAGATCATATTCAGCTGGTGAGCCCGACCGATATGTCTGTCCTTATTATTGGCGAAAGCGGAACAGGAAAAGAAATCATAGCCAAAAGCATTCATCAGCAAAGCAGAAGAAAAGACAATAATTTTATTGCGGTAGATTGTGGAGCAATTCCGAAAGAATTGGCGGCAAGCGAATTTTTTGGGCATTTGAAAGGTTCTTTCACTGGAGCAATCAGCGACAAAAAAGGGTATTTTGAAGCTGCAAATGGCGGCACTTTGTTTTTGGACGAAATTGGAAATCTTTCGTATGAAAATCAGATTCAGTTATTAAGAGCGCTTCAGGAAAGAAAAATCAAACCTGTTGGCAGCAATAAAGAAATAAACGTCGATATACGCATTATTACGGCTACGAATGAAGATTTGCGCGAGGCAGTAAAAAACGGCGATTTTAGAGAAGATTTATATCATAGAATCAATGAATTTTCTATTCAGTCGCCATCTTTAAAAGACCGCGGAGAAGATTTAATGGTTTTTGCCGATTATTTTCTAGAAAAAGCCAATCAGCAGCTGGACAAAGATGTCATCGGATTTTCTCCAGAAGTGGTTTCCATTTTTCAAAATTACAGCTGGCCAGGAAATCTACGCGAATTGCAGAATTGCGTAAAACGCGCCACTCTTTTAACGCGCGGCGATTTTATAGAAAGCGATGTGCTTCCGGCAGAATTTTTTCAGATTCAAAAGCAGCAGCCTTCAAACGAAGTTTTCTCATTGTCTGAAAACGAAAAAGAAACCATCATTCATGCTTTGTCAAAAACACAGAATAATAAATCGGAGGCAGCAAAATTGCTCAAAATTACCAGAAAAACACTTTACAATAAATTGAAGCAATACAATATCGAATAA
- a CDS encoding beta-ketoacyl-ACP synthase III: MNTITAAITAVGAYVPDFVLSNQVLETMVDTNDEWITARTGIKERRILKDADKGTSYLAIQAAKDLIAKANIDPLEIDMIIMATATPDMMVASTGVFVATEIGATNAFAYDLQAACSSFLYGMSTAAAYVQSGRYKKVLLIGADKMSSIVDYTDRATCIIFGDGAGAVLFEPNYEGLGLQDEYLRSDGVGRDFLKIPAGGSLIPPSEDTVKNRQHNIVQDGKTVFKYAVTNMADASELILHRNNLTNQDVDWLVPHQANKRIIDATAGRLELDDSKVLVNIERYGNTTSGTLPLVLADFEDKLKKGDNIIFAAFGGGFTWGSIYLKWAYDKK; the protein is encoded by the coding sequence ATGAATACAATCACAGCCGCAATTACCGCTGTTGGAGCTTATGTTCCTGACTTCGTTCTTTCGAACCAAGTACTAGAAACAATGGTTGATACCAATGATGAGTGGATTACCGCTCGAACAGGAATTAAAGAAAGAAGAATTCTTAAAGATGCTGATAAAGGTACATCGTATCTTGCTATACAGGCAGCAAAGGATTTGATTGCAAAAGCAAATATTGATCCGCTTGAGATTGATATGATTATAATGGCAACTGCAACACCAGATATGATGGTGGCTTCTACAGGAGTATTTGTTGCAACAGAAATTGGCGCAACAAATGCATTCGCATATGATTTGCAGGCTGCTTGTTCAAGTTTCTTATACGGAATGTCAACGGCTGCTGCTTATGTACAGTCAGGACGTTACAAAAAAGTGCTTTTAATTGGTGCCGATAAAATGTCATCAATTGTAGATTATACAGACAGAGCAACTTGTATTATTTTTGGAGATGGGGCTGGAGCAGTTCTTTTCGAACCAAATTATGAAGGCTTAGGTCTGCAGGATGAGTATTTAAGAAGTGATGGCGTAGGACGCGATTTTCTTAAAATTCCTGCAGGAGGTTCTTTGATTCCGCCTTCAGAAGACACTGTAAAAAATAGACAGCATAATATTGTGCAAGACGGTAAAACTGTTTTCAAATATGCTGTGACTAATATGGCAGATGCCAGCGAATTGATTTTGCATAGAAATAATTTGACAAATCAAGATGTTGACTGGCTGGTGCCGCACCAAGCTAATAAACGTATTATTGATGCTACTGCTGGAAGATTAGAATTGGACGATTCTAAAGTTTTGGTAAACATCGAAAGATATGGTAATACTACTTCTGGAACTTTACCATTAGTATTGGCTGATTTTGAAGATAAGCTTAAAAAAGGAGATAATATTATCTTTGCTGCTTTTGGTGGAGGATTCACTTGGGGATCTATCTATTTAAAATGGGCTTACGATAAGAAATAA